ACATAACAACTTTGATCAGGAtagagtcggtttcgttggttcGACTGTAAGCATTCCTTAATGCTATAGTCAAACCAACAAAACTAACTCCAAACCGGCAAATGGTATGGCCATCCAAAATAACGTAACAACTTTGATCAGGAtagagtcggtttcgttggttcGACTGTAAGCATTCCTTAATGCTATAGTCAAACCAACAAAACTAACTCCAAACCGGCAAATGGTATGGCCATCCAAAATAACATAACAACTTTGATCAGGAtagagtcggtttcgttggttcGACTGTAAGCATTCCTTAATGCTATAGTCAAACCAACAAAACTAACTCCAAACCGGCATATGGTATGGCCATCCAAAATAACGTAACAACTTTGATCAGGAtagagtcggtttcgttggtttGACTGTAAGCATTCCTTAATGCTATAGTCAAACCAACAAAACTAACTCCAAACCAGCAAATGGTATGGCCATCCAAAATAACGTAACAACTTGATCAGGATAGCGTCGGTTTGACTGTAAGCATTCCTTAATGCTATAGTCAAACCAACAAAACTAACTCCAAACCGGCAAATGGTATGGCCATCCAAAATAACGTAACAACTTTGATCAGGATAGCGTCGGTTTCGTTGGTTTGACTGTAAGCATTCCTTAATGCTATAGTCAAACCAACAAAACTAACTCCAAACCGACACATGGTATGGCCATCCAAAATAACGTAACAGCTTtgatcaggtgggtgtttcataaaactgttcgtaaagttacgcataACTTTACAAACGACTGAAACATGTTCATATGTCCTAAATGAATGACATAGGGATTTATCAtctagcacaagaaagggtcaccaatTGTTCGTAAAGTCAATcgtatcttatgaacagctttatgaacacACCCCAGGATAGAGTTATTTCGTTCATGTGACTGTAATGTAACATACAATCCATCATTTCAATCTCACCTTTACGTTGCAAAAAAAGTTGTAGAGTAGTGTTGTCACTGGGCATATTTTTGACACCAATCCTTGGCAGCATCTTCGTATTTCTTTTTGTTAGTTTTATAGAGCTTTGCAATTTCTGGTACGAGGGGGTCGTCTGGATTTGGGTCAGTTAGCAACGAGCAGATTGATAGGAGTActagataaaaaaagaaagatgaaaaacaTTTAATGGAATTTACATCACATGACAATATTAGGGAATGACGTGTATGACATCACAAAGTCAAACTACTACAGGCCTACCAACCTGTAAACATGCAAAATAGGAGTgatgcatttaaaaaataagagTCAAAAGATATATTTCCCATAGATGACTGTACATAATATCTGGACAAAAGAAGAGTTTTCTTTACCTATATGATATAATGTACATGAAAAATTTCCCCCAAAAGGAGGGACTTCTTTTAAAAAGGAGTAGTTAGCAGGCCTGCTACTGTTCCCTGCTGTTTAAGTGTCCTAGAGAGTTATGTAAAGACATGTTCTGATAGacaatgtaatataaaaaacaCAGATTCACCTGGATGGGGTATGGGTTAAGGTGGTCTGTGATTACTGTTAGTAAAATATTAAGTCGATGTTGCTCAAtgattggcaaaaaaaaaaagtttatcgcTGTCAAAGTACCAATATGTATTTTAAGTGATTTAGTTTTATATTATATGTTTTCTGgctaatgaaataataaaaggcAACATTCTGGTACTTGCGAGATCTAGGCACTGTTATACAAGCTCAAGAAGAACCAATATTTACAATCAATTATAATTTTCAGTAGTTAATAAAGCAACTTCAGCAACTTCAATGTACATACTGGCGCTCTACAAACTCCTGGAATGGATGGAACTGGTAAGGTTTCCCACGGAAAAAAGGTGTgttacaagaaaatattcaaattaacaaGTGACAGAACAATTCTAACAAGAGCAAACCATTTTGGGGTTATTGATAAAAGcagaccaggggggtgtttcacaaagatttaagtatgactttggtcgcacttaaatgtcgacgcgtacattaTATGCAACGagcaatcttattgatagatacgcattagtgcgcgtcctcatgacacgatctgaccaatgcggtcacgcctttcataccgtacgcaactcggtataagtgcgactctaagtcatacttaaatctttgtgaaacaccccctgggccccatcttacaaagatttgcaACTGAtccaatcacaactatggatccattatgcatgtttgttgaaaatatattctatgatgtatattcattcattcattgttttcttgaaaattcactgtgcttctctttgtttacacagaacattgtgcaaatttcctgtagaaaaaattatgacactgatggactTCCATAGAAGGTTGATTGTAACATCGGGCCCAGTAATCAATTGCCAGTTTCTTCCAACACTCCATACGAATAACAATCAATTGTATAATCAACTGTACGATTGATTTTATCTTGTGAAAAACATACCTTTTGCAATAGTGAGGGCTGGTGACCACTGAgatcttaggatgtctagacaGATGCTGCCATTGCTGTTGATGTTTGGATGGTAAATTTTTGTTGTGAAAGCAACCTACaagggagaaagaaaatcaaatgcaGAGATTTCAGAAGGTAATAACAATTGTCATTGAAAAACACTATTCCTTCCATGAAATACTCCCTaggagtaaaaaaagaaagaaggaaaaaaatgatgcaGAGGCAAGAGacattgctttaaaaaaaaaaaaaaaactgtggacCAATCAAAGTACATGTCTAGAGTTGCACAGACCAAGAACAAAAATACATGGCATCATTCAACATGTCATCATAATAAAATCATTATGACATCATACTGTAAACATCATGATGTGCTTGGTTTGTCCATGCAACTTAGGACTTTGTTTATACTTGAAGCATAGAATGCATTTGCAAACCTTATCCAAACAACACTGCTATGATTGGGACCCGCTGCACCACTCAAAAATGAGAAATTTAAACTGGTctaggggcccgttgcagaaagagttgcaatcaatcgcaactcaaaAATTCATGCGCAACTCAAAAATTCATGCGCAACTcgatttcaaccaatcaacagcgcgcatttgggacttgcaattgattttttacttgcgtttaaacgcaattctttctgcaacggaccccagatctACTAAACTATTCTCATTTGAAATGTTcacatgaatattaatttaataTCAGTTTTAgaccttaaaggagaatgaaacctttggaccaagatagcttgtgtgaaaacagaaaaatcaaagaaacaaatcaacgaaagtttgagaaaaatcggacaagtaatgagaaagttatgagcttttgaatattgcaatcactaatgctatggagatcctcacattggcaatgcgacaaacatgtgtgatgtcactcttgaacaactctccccagtactttagtatatatttcacttaaattgcctcttttattacatctatcagtagaacatgtattctttctgtaggagggcatgtaatacagatttttaaagaatacagcatggataaagagtttgtatcaccatacgaaaaagcaaaaagacacattttcagggtatttcatagtccatcaaagggaaagttgttcatcagtgacatcacacatccttgtcgcgttgccaatgggaggatatccatagcattagagattgcaatattcaaatgctcataactttctcattatttgtccgatttttctcaaactttctttgttcttattctttgatttttctgtttcgacacaagcctaattgttccaaaggtttcattcccctttaaaatcaacctatggaaataaaatttgttGGTAGGATTAAccacttccccccccccttcaacatTGCCCTATTCACCTAAGGATTAACTAATCCAATGCCTAGcaaaataaatgtacatttgTTACTGCTTTAATATAGCTTGACCCGAGGAGAGGAATATGGGGCTACCTAACTTGAAATTTGATCTtttaagctgaaaattttaatgAACACACAGGCATAACCTAGGCAATTAATGTGCACTGCCAGAGTCTGTCTCAGTGTGAGGGCTGCACAAATCGACAATCATAATGGAATATTGTGATCTAGAAAGggtaaaccctaaccctaataAATAGACACTATCGGTTCCATGATATATCCCCTCTCAATATATGTTTACGACTAGTAGCCTTTCTTGAAATGCTAGCGAACAGCCTGGTCACAACTCGTCGTCCACCCCTGCACTTGCTATCAGTGGCAAATTTTCTAGGAAGTCTTTGAGTCATTTGCACAGTTCTgcactttttttatcattcttgaAGCAGTGTGAAGAGCGCGCAAGGTGGCTTACGGTTGGTCACAACCCGTCGTGCACCTCTGAATATTCAAACTGGGAT
This region of Lytechinus variegatus isolate NC3 chromosome 18, Lvar_3.0, whole genome shotgun sequence genomic DNA includes:
- the LOC121405573 gene encoding ubiquitin-conjugating enzyme E2-17 kDa-like; translated protein: MALKRITKEFKDFDKEPPSNCSAGPVGDDMYHWQATIMGPPDSPYQGGVFFLSIHFPTDYPFKPPKVAFTTKIYHPNINSNGSICLDILRSQWSPALTIAKVLLSICSLLTDPNPDDPLVPEIAKLYKTNKKKYEDAAKDWCQKYAQ